A region of Larimichthys crocea isolate SSNF chromosome X, L_crocea_2.0, whole genome shotgun sequence DNA encodes the following proteins:
- the cxh11orf58 gene encoding small acidic protein, whose protein sequence is MSSPEDRHGRKRPASPSEDGSTQWASADLGSNERKQKFLRLMGAGKKEPTGRLVIGDHKSTSHVRTGQEDKKINEQLEMQYQQGMDGKLSGRNRRHCGLGFSEPDPQPDSFPSPPLESRTEATEPKMTTSEKVPTVAQDKDCDPNPKEQTSDQAKPSSDQARPSSDSGNDKRKQGYKMAFVKSL, encoded by the exons ATGAGTTCTCCGGAGGACAGGCACGGGAGGAAGCGACCTGCGTCTCCGAGTGAA GATGGGTCTACTCAGTGGGCATCAGCTGATCTGGGAAGCAACGAAAGGAAGCAGAAGTTTTTACGTTTGATGGGCGCTGGCAAA aAAGAACCCACTGGACGCCTCGTCATTGGTGACCACAAGTCGACATCCCACGTCCGTACTG GTCAGGAAGATAAGAAGATCAACGAGCAGCTAGAGATGCAGTACCAGCAGGGCATGGATGGGAAGCTATCAGGACGGAACCGGAGACACTGTGGCCTGGGTTTCAGCGAG CCTGACCCACAACCAGACTCATTTCCCTCCCCACCATTGGAAAGTCGAACAGAAGCAACTGAGCCAAAGATGACCACCAGTGAAAAAGTACCCACGGTTGCCCAAGACAAGGACTGTGATCCTAACCCAAAGGAACAGACCTCAGACCAGGCCAAGCCCAGCTCAGACCAGGCCAGACCGAGCTCAGACAGTGGGAATGACAAACGGAAACAAGGCTACAAAATGGCCTTTGTGAAGTcgctgtag